The following coding sequences lie in one Treponema primitia ZAS-1 genomic window:
- the pheT gene encoding phenylalanine--tRNA ligase subunit beta — MPKIEVNEELFYTLTGRRWDTKDAFEEALTCAKAELDEDSDKSLPAGERTLKIELNDTNRPDLWATAGCARQLRIHNGGKRPEYPFFSGPEKSQKASRKVLVEASVKGVRPYLAGFIASGKSITDSSLRDMIQTQEKLAWNFGRKRRTISMGLYRIAIIKWPITYKAVDPDSVSFVPLQWDVPLTLREILKQHPKGKEYAFIQEHEPLHPLLVDSKNAVLSYPPIINSADLGAVQVGDTDLFVELTGTDQPSVTLAASIMACDLADQGYTIEPVEVEYEYDTPFGRKLTTPYYFQKPVFCSLARVERFLGEKLSADECLAALERMGVKAEKADSIENGEALEQVKNGVIAWPPEYRNDFLHAADVAEDVMIGRTLNSFKPERPRDFTVGRLTPITYFSRRVKEILVGMGYQEMIYNYLGSRKDLVENMRGDGAKIIRISNPMTENYEYVRDSVLASLMQSESVSGHSVYPHRIFEVGKVAYRDSAENYGTSTRQYLGFLHAGQDANFNTAVGQLQTLFYYISREYEVEESTDSRFIPGRAAAILYQGKRIGVFGEVHPELLENWGVTMPCIAAEIDLDALL, encoded by the coding sequence ATGCCAAAAATTGAAGTAAACGAAGAACTTTTCTATACCCTGACGGGGCGTCGCTGGGATACCAAGGACGCTTTCGAGGAAGCCCTGACCTGCGCCAAGGCGGAACTGGACGAGGATTCGGATAAAAGCCTCCCCGCAGGGGAACGGACGCTTAAAATTGAGTTAAACGATACCAATAGGCCTGATCTCTGGGCTACCGCGGGCTGTGCCCGGCAGCTGCGTATTCATAACGGCGGTAAGAGGCCGGAATATCCCTTCTTTTCCGGCCCCGAAAAGTCTCAAAAGGCGAGCCGGAAGGTCCTGGTGGAGGCCAGCGTTAAGGGTGTACGACCCTATCTTGCGGGCTTTATCGCCTCCGGTAAATCTATCACCGATTCTTCCTTGCGGGACATGATCCAGACCCAGGAGAAGCTGGCTTGGAATTTCGGCCGTAAACGCCGGACTATTTCCATGGGCCTATACCGCATTGCCATCATCAAATGGCCCATCACCTACAAGGCGGTGGATCCCGATTCGGTGTCCTTCGTACCCCTCCAGTGGGATGTGCCGTTGACGCTGCGGGAGATCCTCAAGCAGCATCCCAAGGGTAAGGAATATGCCTTTATCCAGGAGCATGAGCCCCTGCACCCCCTTCTGGTGGACTCGAAAAACGCCGTCCTCTCTTACCCGCCTATTATCAATTCTGCGGACCTGGGGGCGGTCCAGGTGGGAGACACGGACCTTTTTGTGGAGCTTACCGGCACGGATCAACCCTCAGTAACGCTGGCGGCATCGATCATGGCCTGCGATTTGGCGGACCAGGGGTACACCATTGAGCCTGTGGAAGTGGAGTACGAATACGACACTCCCTTTGGCAGGAAGCTTACCACGCCCTACTATTTCCAGAAGCCGGTGTTCTGTTCCCTCGCCCGGGTGGAACGGTTCCTGGGAGAAAAACTCAGCGCCGATGAATGTCTGGCAGCCCTGGAACGCATGGGTGTAAAGGCAGAGAAGGCCGATTCCATTGAAAACGGTGAAGCCCTGGAGCAGGTCAAGAACGGGGTCATTGCCTGGCCCCCGGAATACCGGAATGACTTTCTCCACGCCGCAGATGTGGCGGAGGATGTGATGATAGGCCGAACCCTCAACTCCTTCAAACCCGAACGTCCCCGGGACTTTACCGTGGGCCGCCTTACTCCGATAACTTACTTCAGCCGCCGGGTCAAGGAAATCCTGGTGGGCATGGGTTACCAGGAAATGATCTACAACTATCTGGGTTCCCGGAAGGATCTGGTAGAAAATATGCGGGGGGACGGCGCAAAAATTATCCGTATCTCTAACCCCATGACGGAGAACTACGAGTATGTCCGGGATTCCGTCCTGGCCTCTCTGATGCAGAGCGAATCCGTGTCGGGCCACTCGGTGTATCCCCACCGGATCTTCGAGGTGGGCAAGGTTGCCTACCGGGATAGCGCGGAAAACTACGGAACCAGTACCCGCCAGTATTTAGGTTTTCTCCACGCAGGCCAGGACGCCAATTTTAATACCGCCGTTGGGCAGTTACAAACACTGTTTTATTATATTTCTCGTGAATATGAAGTGGAGGAATCAACTGATTCCCGGTTTATTCCCGGGCGGGCCGCAGCAATTTTGTACCAGGGGAAAAGGATCGGTGTTTTTGGAGAGGTCCACCCTGAGCTATTGGAGAACTGGGGTGTCACCATGCCCTGCATTGCCGCAGAGATTGATCTAGACGCCCTTCTTTAG